The window CTGTGGAATGccccccacccatccacccactaaTGGAAGGAAAGTCAGGCACCGCCTAAAAAGAGTGGTCCCTATCTAGCCCCAAGTCTGGAGCAGAAAGGGTAGGTCCACTCTGGCCCAAGTGACATTGTTAGATCCTGTCCCCTCCCCCAATCACTGCTTCTTGCCAGGGTGCCTCTTCACAGTTCCCATGTGGCAGCAgtagtggcagaggcagaagtggACTTATTGTAGATTGCAGTACAGATACATGGACACAATCATGGCAGCCAGCTGGAGAGGGAGGAACAGGGAGAGATGAGGGGACATGATAGGGATCCTGAAGCCTGTCCCACAGACACCCTACCTGAGGCCCAGTTAGAAGTCTGTTTCCTCCAGAGAGGCCTCAGATGGGTTGAGCAGCCCTGATCTCATGCCCACGTCCCAGTCCCAGCCTCCTCATCTGCTTACCTCGAGGGCCCCAATTCCAGCTGCCACACCACCCACGGTGACTGCATTAGTTCGGATGTCATACAAAAGCTGGTTGAAGCAACCcttcaggaagagaaaagagcATTTATAGTTGGCAGCTGCCCTACTCCCATCCCTGTTTGCCACTCCGAGGCCATGAAAACAGTCCCCACCCACTCATGCCAGCCCACACCTCTACTTTTTGGTCGTCAGCCTTTTGCTTGGTGCAGGTTTCATTGGCTGTGTTGGTGACGTTGTCATTGCAACAGAATGGGGGAAAGGCATTGTTCTCTTTGAAGTAGGGTGAGTCCTCAAAATCCGTATAGTTGGTGAAGCCACAGCACTTGAGCTGGAGACAAgatgagggtggaggtggggccttgctTCTTTCTCTCCACCCTAAAACCTCCCCCAGCCAACCTTACCCCTTTCATGGTGGTGTTCCACACTTGAGTGAAGTCTTCCTGGGAACCATAGTCTTTCTTGATGGCAGGCACTACCAGCAACGTCAGGAAGTGCTCAGCCTGGGTGAGGCAGACCAGTGTTTAGGGGCTGGTACAGAAGGTGGCCATTCACGGGCCACAGCCCACTCCCAGGGTTTTGCCCaatcttcttcccttcctccatcccAGTGTCTCACCATTGTGGTATACACCAAGGCCACCACAGCAGCTGCAACCTCAGCGatgaagatgaggaggaggatgaagaagaACTGAGTGGGGAACAGGGGTCTGGGTTTTAGGGAGAGACAGTCCCTCATGCCCTCCTTGCCCTAATCCACCCCCCCGGAAAAGTGAGACAGAGGCCTTAGCCTGGGGGGTCCAAAGCAGGATTTGGGAATCCCAGGGCCTGGTGTCAAGGGCGAGGGGACCCTTGGTCATCAGCCTGTGGAGCTGGGTTTGACACACCGTCATGAGGGCACACTTGCTCTCAGTCTTAGCACCATAGCAGCCCAGGAAACCAAGAGCAAAGACCACAACGCCGGCTGCGATGAGGAAGTAGCCCACGTTGACAAACTGCATGGCACTGGACGACAGCGGCCCGAAGATCTTCAGAAAGGATGGCCCATCGACTGACACCCAGATGCCCACTGCCAACAGGGCCGCACCACACAGCTGGGGAGAGAGAGGTCAGGCAGGCCCTAAACAGTGCTGGCAAGTAGCTTACTACCACACAGTTGAGTAAGAAGGATGGGAGCCGAGAAACTTCCCTCTTTATTGGCTAGGGAGTCTAAAACCTCATCCTGTAAGGAGGGAAACATCCTCTAGAGCCAGAAAAATGGGAGCTGGGATATGCATAGCTAGGACCAGGCTGCACACCTGGGCAGATATAAAGGAGATCAGGGGTTCTAGAAATATCctcagggtggggggaggggcaagaCTTTCCCTCACTGCTGCCAGGGTCCTGCCACATAACTAGGATTGAAAATAGGCAGATGAGGGGCCCAGCCTCCTATCTCCTTTCTGGGCGATGGGTGCCTAGAACACCTCTGTCCTCTGATAGGTGGAGACCGGGGTGGTAGCAGAACAGGCTCAATAGTCACCATAGTAATGGAGGCGGGGCTGAGGTTCCACCTGCTGGCAACCTTGGAGAGGGAGGAGGTTGAGAAGGTTCACCCACCTGAGGCCCCATTTGGCTCCCCTCCAGAATCCAACTTCAGGCCTGCCCCTCATGTAGACAAGACCTCCTTGCCTCACAAGAGGAAAGTGAGGCACCAGTGGGAATACACCCAGAGCTTCTCTTAAAGGCTGTCTAGCTCAATTCCAAACCTCAGGGGGAATCCTGAGGCCCAGATTGAGGAGGGCCCTGTGCAGTTCCCACAGATCTTAGAGCGAAGCCTCCCAGCCCAGGGCTTCAGTGGATGAATCAGCCTGACACCACCTTGGTGCCTAGACCTCACTTGCCAGCTATAAAAACTGAGGCTAGAACAGGAAGTGAGGTGGCAGATTGTGGCTGGATTCCAGGCATGTTTGCCCAAGGACAGAA of the Symphalangus syndactylus isolate Jambi chromosome 12, NHGRI_mSymSyn1-v2.1_pri, whole genome shotgun sequence genome contains:
- the TSPAN1 gene encoding tetraspanin-1: MQCFSFIKTMMILFNLLIFLCGAALLAVGIWVSVDGPSFLKIFGPLSSSAMQFVNVGYFLIAAGVVVFALGFLGCYGAKTESKCALMTFFFILLLIFIAEVAAAVVALVYTTMAEHFLTLLVVPAIKKDYGSQEDFTQVWNTTMKGLKCCGFTNYTDFEDSPYFKENNAFPPFCCNDNVTNTANETCTKQKADDQKVEGCFNQLLYDIRTNAVTVGGVAAGIGALELAAMIVSMYLYCNLQ